In bacterium, a genomic segment contains:
- a CDS encoding primosomal protein N', with amino-acid sequence RHMPDFRAAERTLQILTQVAGRAGRGDKPGRVIIQTWQPEHPSIAAAAIHDFGGFVEKELEYRKKAGYPPFGRIACVRISSLKADLAKKTAERLGLAMKDAAGQRDGIIILGPATAPMGKIRNRYRWQLLIKAQGAQALSSFLARIGHLLEGREKGARISIDIDPSNLL; translated from the coding sequence CTCGCCACATGCCGGACTTCCGCGCAGCGGAGCGCACCCTGCAGATACTCACGCAGGTGGCGGGCCGGGCGGGCCGGGGAGACAAGCCGGGCCGCGTGATCATCCAGACCTGGCAGCCGGAGCACCCCTCGATCGCCGCCGCCGCGATCCACGACTTCGGGGGATTCGTGGAGAAGGAGCTCGAATACAGGAAGAAGGCCGGCTATCCGCCGTTCGGCAGGATCGCATGCGTGAGGATATCCTCGCTCAAGGCCGACCTGGCAAAGAAGACCGCGGAACGCCTCGGCCTGGCCATGAAGGATGCGGCAGGCCAAAGGGACGGCATCATAATCCTAGGCCCTGCCACTGCCCCGATGGGAAAGATAAGGAACAGGTACCGCTGGCAGCTGCTCATAAAGGCGCAAGGCGCCCAGGCGCTCTCATCCTTCCTCGCAAGGATCGGCCATCTGCTCGAAGGCAGAGAAAAAGGGGCCAGGATCTCGATCGATATCGATCCCTCAAACCTGCTCTAA
- the def gene encoding peptide deformylase, which produces MIRKIVKYPSPVLTQKAKPISEVTEEIRRLLDDMAETMYSADGVGLAAPQVGESVRAIVIDITGGEQSEQDGLMKMVNPEIIERQGEIEYEEGCLSVPDMRVLMKRSERVKARYLDEKGLEHEIEAEGLLAVALQHEIDHLDGALIIDNVSRLKRNMYLAKRKKEDDHPVAL; this is translated from the coding sequence ATGATTCGCAAAATCGTGAAATACCCCAGCCCGGTGCTGACGCAGAAGGCAAAGCCGATCTCAGAGGTCACCGAAGAGATCCGCCGGCTGCTCGACGACATGGCGGAGACCATGTACTCGGCGGACGGCGTGGGACTGGCCGCGCCGCAGGTGGGCGAGTCCGTGCGCGCGATCGTCATCGACATCACCGGCGGAGAACAGAGCGAGCAAGACGGCCTGATGAAGATGGTCAACCCCGAGATAATCGAGCGGCAGGGCGAGATCGAATACGAGGAGGGCTGCCTCTCGGTGCCGGACATGCGCGTGCTCATGAAACGCAGCGAGCGCGTCAAGGCGAGATACCTGGACGAGAAAGGCCTGGAGCATGAGATCGAGGCGGAAGGACTTCTCGCCGTCGCCCTCCAGCACGAGATCGACCACCTCGACGGCGCCCTCATCATCGACAACGTGAGCCGCCTGAAACGCAACATGTATCTTGCGAAGCGCAAGAAGGAAGACGACCATCCAGTCGCACTTTAG
- the fmt gene encoding methionyl-tRNA formyltransferase: protein MNIIFMGSAAFAVPALEALVKSHHDILEIVAQPDKPAGRGMQIRACPTAEFAKERGIPLYQPEGVRKPEVLRHFLKLAADLIVIIAYGRMLPRELIDMPPHGTINVHASLLPKYRGAAPINWAIVNGERETGVTTMFINEEMDAGDILLEAKTPIGESETAPELHDRLARMGADLLKATIRELEEGKLTPTPQDHRKATQAPIIKKEDGLIDWSLTARAIFNRVRGFTPWPGAYTNLGDKTLRIHSAEMTEDERKAAPGTVIEAQDRLCIACGEGILKLVEVQLQGGKRMPAANFLRGHKLSSGERLG from the coding sequence ATGAACATAATCTTCATGGGGTCAGCGGCATTCGCAGTCCCGGCGCTCGAAGCGCTCGTCAAGTCGCATCACGACATCCTCGAGATAGTCGCGCAGCCGGACAAACCCGCCGGCCGAGGCATGCAGATCCGCGCCTGCCCGACGGCGGAGTTCGCGAAGGAGCGCGGCATACCGCTCTATCAGCCTGAGGGCGTGAGAAAACCCGAGGTGCTGCGGCACTTCCTGAAGCTCGCGGCCGACCTCATCGTGATAATAGCGTACGGCAGGATGCTGCCGCGGGAGCTCATCGACATGCCGCCGCACGGGACGATCAACGTGCACGCCTCGCTGCTGCCGAAATACAGGGGCGCCGCGCCGATAAACTGGGCCATAGTCAACGGGGAGCGAGAGACCGGCGTGACCACAATGTTCATCAACGAGGAGATGGACGCCGGGGACATCCTCCTTGAGGCCAAGACCCCGATCGGCGAGAGCGAAACCGCGCCCGAGCTCCACGACAGGCTGGCGCGAATGGGCGCAGACCTGCTGAAGGCGACCATACGCGAGTTGGAGGAAGGGAAACTCACCCCCACCCCGCAGGACCACCGCAAGGCCACGCAGGCTCCGATCATAAAAAAAGAGGACGGCCTGATCGATTGGTCCCTGACCGCGCGCGCCATATTCAACCGCGTGCGCGGCTTCACGCCCTGGCCCGGCGCCTACACAAATCTCGGAGACAAGACGCTGCGCATACACAGCGCGGAGATGACCGAGGATGAAAGAAAGGCGGCGCCCGGGACCGTTATCGAGGCGCAAGATCGGCTTTGCATCGCCTGCGGCGAGGGTATATTGAAGCTCGTCGAGGTCCAGCTGCAAGGCGGGAAGAGGATGCCGGCCGCCAACTTCCTGCGCGGGCACAAGCTCTCGTCCGGAGAGAGACTGGGATGA